A single region of the Gilliamella apis genome encodes:
- the ygfZ gene encoding tRNA-modifying protein YgfZ, which produces MNNSYSKPTSLSDWQLVKVSGTDNRTFLQGQVTADINHLNEHTALFAAHCDAKGRMWSNLILFQRGADIFYIVRKTVAEKQIAALKKYAVFSKVTIEPVVDLNLIGLENNAIEQSIIAELGDNSCITKDDITYIKIPLPEMRLIKVSNEPLPTDSQTADHWLKLDLEAGYAIIDEPNIESLLPQACNLQHYNAISFDKGCYCGQEMVARAQFRGANNRGLYLLVGKSKALPIIGDKLEYELDGNWREGGQVLAALKLDEDDEIYVQVVLANGIDIETNFRVKGQSDSLLNF; this is translated from the coding sequence ATGAACAATTCTTATAGTAAACCAACTTCCCTATCTGATTGGCAATTAGTCAAAGTATCAGGTACTGACAATCGTACATTTTTACAAGGACAAGTGACTGCTGATATTAATCATCTTAATGAACATACAGCATTATTTGCAGCACATTGTGATGCAAAAGGACGGATGTGGAGTAATTTAATATTATTTCAACGAGGAGCAGATATTTTTTATATTGTGCGTAAAACGGTTGCTGAAAAACAAATTGCTGCTCTAAAAAAATATGCCGTTTTTTCAAAAGTGACAATTGAACCCGTTGTAGATCTTAATCTAATTGGCTTAGAAAATAATGCCATTGAACAATCAATTATTGCGGAGCTTGGTGACAATAGTTGCATTACCAAAGATGATATAACTTATATCAAAATCCCATTACCTGAAATGCGGCTGATAAAAGTCTCGAATGAACCATTACCAACCGACTCACAAACTGCAGATCATTGGTTAAAGCTTGATTTAGAAGCTGGTTATGCGATTATTGATGAACCAAATATTGAAAGTCTTTTACCACAAGCTTGTAACTTACAGCATTATAATGCTATCAGTTTTGATAAAGGCTGTTATTGTGGACAAGAGATGGTAGCTAGAGCACAATTTCGAGGCGCAAATAATCGTGGACTTTATCTGTTAGTTGGAAAAAGCAAGGCTTTGCCAATAATTGGTGACAAACTTGAATATGAACTTGACGGTAATTGGCGAGAAGGAGGTCAAGTATTAGCTGCATTAAAACTTGACGAAGATGATGAAATCTATGTACAAGTAGTGTTAGCCAATGGCATTGATATTGAAACAAACTTCCGTGTTAAGGGCCAATCAGATAGTCTGTTAAATTTCTAA
- a CDS encoding M20 aminoacylase family protein: MTNIIANRINALKDEMTEWRHYIHAHPETAFEEKQTTEFIIEKLKSFGITELYTDFAPTGVVGIIHGKNEGRTIALRADIDALDIIEENDIDYCSTIPGKMHACGHDGHTATLLGVAKYLSIHRDFSGTVVVIFQPAEENEGGGRVMVENGLFNKFPIEAVYGMHNQPNLALNHFLINHGAVMASYDVFEIKITGVGAHAAAPHLGKETILTATTIVNSLQTIVSRNLNPIDSLVISVTQIHSGDTWNVLPQHAVIRGTVRALSAADQDLAEERIKHISTGIALTFNTKAEIDYQRRYPATINHAKQADIAIKAAQKIVGDDKIIVDSPPTMGSEDFAFMLQKIPGSYIKIGAGEGTNVHNPSYNFNDEILTTGAHYFIEIVQQELGQ, from the coding sequence ATGACGAATATTATTGCTAATAGAATTAACGCATTAAAAGATGAAATGACTGAATGGCGTCATTATATTCATGCTCATCCAGAAACTGCTTTTGAAGAAAAACAAACTACCGAGTTTATTATCGAAAAATTAAAATCATTTGGTATTACTGAACTATATACAGATTTTGCGCCAACAGGAGTAGTAGGCATTATTCATGGTAAAAATGAAGGTCGAACTATTGCATTACGTGCCGATATAGATGCATTAGATATTATTGAAGAAAATGATATTGATTACTGTTCAACTATTCCAGGCAAAATGCATGCCTGCGGTCATGATGGCCATACGGCAACTTTATTAGGTGTAGCAAAATACTTAAGCATCCATCGAGATTTTTCTGGTACAGTTGTGGTTATTTTCCAACCGGCTGAAGAAAACGAAGGTGGTGGCAGAGTTATGGTTGAAAATGGTTTATTTAATAAATTTCCTATTGAAGCTGTTTATGGTATGCATAATCAACCTAATCTAGCATTAAACCATTTTTTAATTAATCATGGTGCTGTGATGGCATCTTATGATGTTTTTGAAATCAAAATAACAGGGGTGGGTGCTCATGCTGCCGCACCACATTTAGGCAAAGAAACGATTTTAACTGCCACCACAATTGTGAATAGTTTACAGACGATTGTTAGTCGTAATCTCAATCCGATTGATTCATTGGTTATCAGTGTGACACAGATTCACAGCGGCGATACTTGGAATGTACTGCCACAACACGCAGTAATTCGTGGTACAGTTAGAGCATTAAGTGCTGCAGATCAAGATTTAGCAGAAGAGCGAATTAAACATATTTCGACAGGTATTGCTTTAACCTTCAATACCAAAGCGGAGATTGATTATCAGCGACGTTATCCAGCAACCATTAATCATGCTAAACAAGCTGATATTGCCATTAAAGCTGCACAAAAAATTGTCGGTGATGATAAGATTATTGTGGATTCACCGCCAACAATGGGATCAGAAGATTTTGCCTTCATGTTGCAAAAAATACCTGGATCTTATATTAAAATTGGTGCAGGTGAAGGCACAAATGTTCATAATCCTTCATATAATTTTAATGATGAAATTCTAACAACCGGTGCGCACTATTTTATCGAAATTGTTCAGCAAGAATTAGGACAGTGA